The Panicum virgatum strain AP13 chromosome 5K, P.virgatum_v5, whole genome shotgun sequence genome has a window encoding:
- the LOC120707464 gene encoding calcium-dependent protein kinase 1-like: MGNRGSRYHRHAADQQKPAAAPKPQPHAPPPPPPPQQQQQPQARPKPAAAQAAAAADAGAVGRVLGRPMEDVRAAYTFGRELGRGQFGVTYLVTHRETGQRFACKSIATRKLVHRDDIEDVRREVQIMHHLTGHRNIVELRGAYEDRHSVNLVMELCEGGELFDRIIARGHYTERAAAALCREIVTVVLSCHSMGVFHRDLKPENFLFLNDKEDSPLKATDFGLSVFFKPGETFKDLVGSAYYVAPEVLKRHYGAEADIWSAGVILYILLSGVPPFWADNEDGIFDAVLRGHIDFSSDPWPSISNGAKDLVKKMLQQDPKERLTAAEILNHPWIREDGEAPDKPLDITVISRMKQFRAMNKLKKVALKVVAENLSDEEIMGLKEMFRSLDTDNSGTITLEELRSGLPKLGTKISESEIRQLMEAADVDGNGTIDYAEFISATMHLNRLEKEDHILKAFEYFDKDHSGYITVDELEEALKKYDMGDDKTIKEIIAEVDTDHDGRINYQEFVAMMRNNSPEIVPNRRRMF; this comes from the exons ATGGGCAACCGCGGGTCGCGCTACCACCGCCACGCAGCCGACCAAcagaagccggcggcggcgcccaagcCCCAgccccatgcgccgccgccgccgccgccgccgcagcagcagcagcagccgcaggcgAGGCCCAAGCCGGCggccgcgcaggcggcggcggcggcggacgcggggGCGGTGGGGCGCGTGCTGGGGCGGCCGATGGAGGACGTGCGCGCGGCCTACACCTTCGGGCGCGAGCTCGGCCGGGGCCAGTTCGGGGTCACCTACCTCGTCACGCACCGGGAGACCGGCCAGCGCTTCGCCTGCAAGTCCATCGCCACGCGGAAGCTCGTCCACCGCGACGACATCGAGGACGTGCGCCGGGAGGTGCAGATCATGCACCACCTCACGGGCCACCGCAACATCGTCGAGCTCCGGGGCGCCTACGAGGACCGCCACTCGGTCAACCTCGTCATGGAGCTCTGCGAGGGAGGGGAGCTCTTCGACCGCATCATCGCCAGGGGACACTACaccgagcgcgccgccgccgcgctctgccGCGAGATAGTCACCGTCGTCCTCAGCTGCCACTCCATGGGGGTCTTCCACCGGGATCTCAAGCCCGAGAACTTCCTCTTCCTCAACGACAAGGAGGACTCGCCGCTCAAGGCCACGGACTTCGGCCTCTCCGTCTTCTTCAAGCCCG GGGAGACTTTCAAGGATCTTGTGGGAAGCGCATATTATGTTGCTCCTGAGGTACTCAAACGGCACTATGGGGCAGAGGCTGATATTTGGAGTGCTGGAGTTATTCTTTACATCCTTCTTTCCGGTGTTCCTCCCTTTTGGGCAG ATAATGAGGATGGCATATTTGATGCCGTCTTGCGTGGTCACATTGATTTCTCTTCTGATCCTTGGCCTTCCATATCTAATGGTGCCAAGGATTTGGTTAAGAAGATGCTGCAGCAAGACCCAAAAGAGCGCCTGACTGCTGCTGAAATTTTGA ATCATCCATGGATTAGAGAGGATGGAGAGGCCCCAGATAAGCCACTTGACATTACAGTCATCAGTAGAATGAAACAGTTCAGGGCAATGAACAAGCTCAAGAAAGTTGCTTTGAAG GTTGTTGCTGAGAACTTATCAGATGAAGAGATTATGGGCCTTAAAGAAATGTTTAGATCTCTTGATACAGATAACAGTGGGACAATTACTCTTGAAGAGCTAAGATCTGGTTTACCAAAACTTGGCACTAAAATTTCTGAATCAGAAATCAGACAGTTGATGGAGGCG GCTGATGTTGATGGAAATGGTACCATTGATTATGCGGAGTTCATATCAGCCACTATGCACTTGAATAGATTGGAGAAGGAAGACCACATACTCAAAGCTTTTGAATATTTTGATAAGGACCACAGCGG ATACATAACAGTAGATGAGTTGGAAGAAGCTCTGAAGAAGTATGATATGGGAGATGATAAAACAATAAAAGAGATCATTGCTGAAGTAGATACAGATCAC GATGGAAGAATTAATTACCAGGAGTTTGTTGCCATGATGAGGAACAACAGCCCTGAGATTGTTCCGAACCGGAGGCGCATGTTCTAA